The Marispirochaeta aestuarii genome contains a region encoding:
- a CDS encoding response regulator transcription factor yields the protein MNTVLLIEDEIYLLKELADTFPWDRHGFQLVGAVASIEEALEVYEKRRPDLIVTDIRLPGGSGLDIVRTCSPRAAIIITGHDQFDYARSALRLGVDDFLLKPIDDSELEEALRRVKLRLAGKKSDSSARLQPDTEESRDSRERHVIAAEDFIRRRYREDISLAEAAQELELSESYLSRTIKEFRNQTFVEMMTSYRLKLSLALLRDQRLRVGEIARSCGFQDQSYFARTFRRYYGVSPSRYRSSLKMNPLLDKEP from the coding sequence ATGAATACGGTACTTCTTATCGAAGACGAAATTTATCTGTTAAAAGAACTGGCCGACACCTTTCCCTGGGACCGGCACGGATTCCAGCTTGTCGGTGCAGTCGCCTCGATTGAGGAGGCCCTTGAAGTATACGAAAAAAGACGTCCCGATCTTATCGTGACGGATATCAGGCTTCCAGGCGGAAGCGGTCTCGATATCGTCAGGACGTGCAGTCCCCGTGCCGCCATTATTATTACCGGGCATGACCAGTTTGATTATGCCCGTTCGGCCCTCCGGCTGGGAGTCGATGATTTCCTGTTGAAGCCGATCGACGACAGCGAGCTGGAGGAAGCCCTGCGTCGGGTAAAGTTGAGGCTGGCGGGTAAAAAATCGGACAGCTCTGCCCGGTTGCAGCCGGATACGGAAGAAAGCCGGGACAGCCGTGAGCGCCATGTTATCGCCGCTGAAGATTTCATCAGAAGGAGATACCGGGAGGATATTTCACTGGCCGAAGCGGCACAGGAGCTGGAACTGAGCGAAAGTTATCTTTCACGAACAATAAAGGAATTTCGCAATCAGACTTTTGTGGAAATGATGACCTCTTACCGCCTGAAACTCTCCCTCGCACTTCTCCGGGACCAACGTTTACGGGTGGGAGAAATCGCCCGCAGCTGCGGATTTCAGGACCAGAGCTATTTTGCCCGGACCTTCAGACGCTACTACGGGGTTTCTCCCAGTCGCTACCGCTCAAGCCTGAAGATGAATCCCCTGCTCGACAAAGAACCCTGA
- a CDS encoding HAD family hydrolase produces MLIIFDMGNVVYRSVDILPAFAGKTGISLEYLKDVLQDDFLGLTTGHITTEEFWERFSRELGVNGHEDYLASLFHPEEDPQMISFLRQLRQAGHRVVCGTNTIDSHYKIHMERGDYDHFHAVYASHCIHLAKPDPEFFRYIISREKELNTYSGKELFIDDRAENVHAAREVGIAAHCYTDHENLSGFFVEQGIHLQA; encoded by the coding sequence ATGCTGATTATCTTTGATATGGGGAACGTCGTATATCGTTCGGTGGATATTCTTCCGGCCTTCGCCGGGAAAACAGGGATCTCGCTGGAGTATCTTAAGGACGTTCTGCAGGATGATTTTCTCGGTCTCACCACCGGACATATCACCACAGAAGAGTTCTGGGAGCGTTTCAGTCGGGAGCTCGGGGTGAACGGACATGAGGATTATCTTGCCAGTCTGTTTCATCCTGAAGAAGACCCCCAGATGATCTCGTTTCTCCGTCAGTTGCGGCAGGCCGGGCACCGTGTGGTATGCGGAACCAACACCATCGATTCGCATTATAAAATCCATATGGAACGGGGAGATTATGATCATTTCCATGCCGTTTATGCGAGCCATTGTATTCATCTGGCGAAACCTGATCCGGAGTTTTTCCGGTATATCATCAGCCGGGAAAAGGAGCTGAACACCTACTCAGGAAAAGAGCTCTTTATCGATGATCGTGCAGAAAATGTACATGCTGCACGGGAGGTGGGCATTGCCGCTCACTGCTATACGGACCACGAGAATCTCTCAGGGTTCTTTGTCGAGCAGGGGATTCATCTTCAGGCTTGA
- a CDS encoding carbohydrate ABC transporter permease: MKQSIPIQRIIIWIFLLGALVFIMAPMIFMISASFMPASDIVKMPYRWIPRGIHSENFVKAVAGNDGTYIFIRNLLNSLIVASVVSFTTVLISSLTGYSLSKFSYRGRDLLFLMIMATMMIPFEAIMIPLYMVVTKLGLQNSYQGLILPFLVNAFGVFMMRQYLITFPDEFIDAARVDGMSEFAIYRSIILPNTGPAIATLAILAFRSQWDNLLWPLLVAQTEQMKTIPLYIVKFTAEMHTDEGAMMAVNLLASIPMFVLFFALSKYFVSGAAVYSSRKG, translated from the coding sequence ATGAAGCAGAGCATCCCGATTCAAAGGATCATAATCTGGATTTTTCTTCTCGGTGCTCTGGTCTTTATTATGGCACCGATGATCTTCATGATAAGTGCAAGTTTCATGCCGGCATCCGATATCGTCAAGATGCCCTACCGATGGATTCCCAGGGGGATTCATTCCGAGAATTTTGTCAAGGCAGTAGCAGGCAATGACGGCACATATATCTTTATTCGCAATCTGCTCAACAGCCTGATTGTTGCTTCCGTCGTCAGTTTCACAACGGTTCTTATCAGCAGCCTGACAGGATACAGTCTCTCAAAATTCTCCTATCGCGGACGGGACCTTCTGTTTCTGATGATTATGGCGACCATGATGATTCCCTTTGAAGCTATAATGATTCCCCTGTATATGGTGGTAACAAAACTGGGCCTGCAGAACAGTTATCAGGGACTTATTTTACCCTTTTTGGTCAATGCCTTCGGCGTTTTCATGATGCGGCAGTACCTGATTACCTTTCCTGACGAGTTTATCGATGCTGCCCGCGTCGACGGCATGAGCGAGTTTGCCATATACCGTTCCATCATTCTTCCCAATACAGGACCTGCAATTGCAACCCTGGCCATACTCGCCTTCCGATCACAGTGGGATAATCTTCTCTGGCCTTTGCTGGTCGCTCAGACAGAGCAAATGAAAACGATTCCCTTGTATATCGTAAAGTTTACCGCCGAAATGCACACCGATGAGGGTGCGATGATGGCGGTAAACCTGCTTGCAAGCATCCCGATGTTCGTTCTCTTTTTCGCATTGAGCAAGTACTTTGTAAGCGGTGCTGCAGTCTATTCGAGCAGAAAGGGGTAA
- a CDS encoding carbohydrate ABC transporter permease — MSRQKKSSLKHHQDRWGMLFVLPALLFFSLFNFYPIFNALFTSLFRKKVLSLKPPMFIGLENYTYLLTSADFWNSIRATAVFTLGTFVPLLIVSLLLAVFISQVKRGRKFLQLAYYSPAVLSSVVAAAIWLLIFDPRGLANQWVNAILMTPGVDHNWFSNSCMVQFATMLVYFWKYVGYFIIIFIAGIASIPVTLYEAARIDGSGNWQSFWKITLPLLRPTVVLVSIMSMLQCLKTFSTQYLFTQSGAPQGPINVITMNIYNTGIRDHRIGRASAMSIILFVIMLFFTWLQFKTTKSDEVTY, encoded by the coding sequence ATGAGCCGACAAAAGAAATCGAGCCTGAAACACCATCAGGACCGCTGGGGAATGCTGTTTGTTCTACCGGCCCTGCTGTTTTTTTCTCTTTTTAATTTTTACCCTATTTTTAATGCGCTTTTTACAAGCCTTTTCAGAAAGAAGGTTCTAAGCCTCAAGCCTCCGATGTTTATCGGCCTGGAGAACTATACGTATCTTTTAACGTCGGCTGATTTCTGGAATTCCATTCGTGCAACAGCTGTGTTTACTCTCGGAACCTTTGTTCCTCTCCTGATAGTAAGCCTGCTTCTTGCGGTATTTATATCCCAGGTAAAACGGGGCCGGAAATTCCTGCAGCTGGCGTACTATAGCCCGGCAGTTCTCTCCTCGGTGGTTGCGGCGGCGATATGGCTCCTTATTTTTGATCCCCGGGGGCTGGCAAACCAGTGGGTCAACGCCATTCTCATGACTCCCGGAGTAGATCATAACTGGTTTTCAAATTCATGCATGGTTCAGTTTGCCACGATGCTGGTGTATTTCTGGAAATATGTCGGCTACTTCATCATTATTTTTATTGCAGGGATCGCATCCATCCCGGTGACTCTGTACGAGGCCGCCCGCATAGACGGATCCGGAAACTGGCAATCCTTCTGGAAAATAACTCTGCCGCTACTCAGGCCGACGGTCGTCCTTGTCTCGATCATGTCCATGCTGCAGTGTCTGAAAACCTTCAGCACCCAGTATCTCTTTACACAGTCAGGGGCTCCCCAGGGCCCGATCAATGTTATTACGATGAATATCTATAACACGGGAATCCGTGATCATCGTATAGGACGCGCCAGTGCCATGAGTATTATCCTCTTCGTTATCATGCTCTTTTTTACCTGGCTTCAGTTCAAAACGACAAAAAGCGATGAGGTGACCTACTGA
- a CDS encoding extracellular solute-binding protein encodes MKKALFLLLSLSLVATSLFAAGGQEQKEEGPIELEFWTHEDPNRTAIEERYIQEFEAENPGITVKRVTHSSTKIQELVLTAFAANQGPDIFNMSIEDEYAYIANGRVAAVDARAVGYKSIDELKNAYIPKVLDPVVMDGKLYGLPLELTNWSIYINKRVFRDAGLDPETDYPRTWEEMADISEKIIIRDGDIITRRGFDFRYPYYLVSMVPMVEQLGGELISKDGKTAIVGEEAWISFLDYMKAWGPNGRNLGSPTYKNARKLFNYDNNDIAMALTGLYQQGRIKADNEDFYNSGEWMVVPFPQFEDAKQKAAACYYGHYYMVNGQTSERRQQAAWKFIGYMLSHGEEYLTTVNIIQPTKKLMESDTFKNMPYSDVFRDDMENGHIVYYGENSAKMQELIKQAVESVMLSGVSSEKAYATLKAEAQELLDEE; translated from the coding sequence ATGAAGAAAGCACTGTTTTTACTGCTTTCACTTTCTCTTGTGGCAACCAGCCTTTTTGCCGCCGGTGGCCAGGAGCAGAAGGAAGAAGGGCCGATTGAACTGGAATTCTGGACTCACGAAGATCCCAATCGGACTGCCATCGAAGAGCGTTACATCCAGGAGTTCGAAGCTGAAAATCCCGGTATCACCGTCAAGCGGGTAACCCATTCTTCGACAAAGATTCAGGAGCTGGTTCTTACGGCTTTTGCCGCGAATCAGGGACCGGATATCTTTAACATGTCCATCGAAGACGAATACGCATATATTGCCAATGGTCGTGTGGCAGCGGTTGATGCCAGGGCTGTGGGCTACAAAAGTATCGATGAACTCAAGAATGCCTATATCCCCAAGGTACTCGATCCGGTTGTAATGGACGGAAAACTCTACGGTCTTCCCCTGGAGCTGACAAACTGGAGCATCTATATAAACAAGCGTGTTTTCCGGGATGCAGGACTCGATCCGGAAACCGACTATCCCAGAACCTGGGAAGAAATGGCGGATATTTCCGAAAAGATTATTATTCGTGACGGGGACATTATCACCCGCCGGGGTTTTGACTTTCGCTATCCCTATTATCTGGTATCCATGGTACCCATGGTCGAGCAGCTCGGCGGAGAGCTTATCAGTAAAGACGGCAAAACCGCCATTGTCGGAGAAGAAGCCTGGATATCCTTTCTCGACTATATGAAGGCCTGGGGCCCCAACGGACGCAACCTCGGCAGTCCTACCTACAAGAATGCGCGGAAGCTCTTCAACTACGATAATAATGATATCGCCATGGCGCTGACGGGATTGTACCAGCAGGGACGGATCAAGGCCGACAACGAAGATTTCTACAACAGCGGTGAGTGGATGGTTGTACCCTTCCCGCAGTTTGAAGACGCTAAGCAGAAGGCAGCTGCCTGCTACTACGGGCACTATTACATGGTAAATGGCCAGACATCAGAACGGCGCCAGCAGGCTGCCTGGAAGTTCATCGGCTACATGCTCAGCCATGGTGAGGAGTACCTTACCACCGTGAACATCATTCAGCCTACAAAAAAGCTGATGGAGTCAGATACCTTCAAGAACATGCCCTATTCCGATGTTTTCCGGGATGATATGGAAAATGGTCATATCGTCTACTACGGAGAAAACAGCGCAAAAATGCAGGAACTCATCAAGCAGGCCGTCGAGTCTGTAATGCTCAGTGGTGTTTCCAGCGAAAAAGCCTATGCGACCCTTAAAGCGGAAGCCCAGGAACTGCTCGACGAAGAGTAG
- a CDS encoding GGDEF domain-containing protein: protein MVLKYTENPDVMDWDLAELQKRFVGYDIYIVDKDLKIIKTTYEEDLGLDFSKFGSFAAVVRERMAGNEFEVDRIDLSTQAGEIKKYSYMPSPDNQYLFELSVSIEDKYPSFQSLNLFKDAASLTEQYEMVEDIGFYSVEPLHYGVAKLRNSKRPYLNPDVPEFEEELARQVVIQNAMQRDTRSIEGIQHSYRFFPALISSTESEDGWNSYVVGIIYNDQVVQKEMTQHWNLFLANIILMTVLFGSFIAVVVYLIRNFEYQAHHDKLTGLANRKYFEEEFNKLTNKADSAGRNIGLVFIDIDKFKEINDNFGHDTGDEVLKSIAFRIENSLKDKDLKARMGGDEFVVALTDLSSKQQIMEVTKRLIAEIKKPLFIGMKEIPVSVSAGVSVYPDESSEIETLLKNADSAMYKAKRKERSIEKGDSSIL from the coding sequence ATGGTCCTGAAATATACAGAGAACCCCGATGTTATGGACTGGGATTTGGCCGAGCTGCAGAAACGTTTTGTCGGGTATGATATTTATATTGTCGATAAAGATTTAAAGATAATAAAGACCACCTATGAAGAGGACCTCGGCCTCGATTTCTCGAAATTCGGCAGTTTTGCTGCTGTTGTCAGGGAAAGAATGGCCGGGAATGAATTTGAGGTTGACAGGATCGATCTTTCGACCCAGGCAGGAGAAATCAAAAAATACAGCTATATGCCGAGCCCGGACAATCAGTATCTGTTTGAACTCAGTGTGAGTATTGAGGATAAATATCCTTCCTTTCAGAGTCTTAATCTTTTTAAGGATGCGGCGTCCTTAACTGAACAATATGAGATGGTTGAAGACATCGGTTTTTACAGCGTTGAGCCCCTTCATTATGGTGTTGCCAAACTGAGAAACAGCAAACGGCCCTATTTGAACCCGGATGTCCCCGAGTTTGAAGAAGAACTTGCCAGACAGGTGGTTATACAGAACGCCATGCAGCGGGACACCAGAAGCATAGAAGGAATACAGCACAGTTACCGCTTTTTTCCGGCGCTGATCAGCAGTACTGAATCTGAAGATGGCTGGAATTCCTATGTGGTTGGTATTATCTATAATGATCAGGTTGTGCAAAAAGAAATGACGCAGCACTGGAATCTGTTTTTGGCCAATATCATTTTAATGACCGTGCTGTTCGGCAGCTTTATTGCTGTTGTAGTCTATTTGATAAGGAATTTTGAGTATCAGGCCCATCACGATAAATTAACCGGGTTGGCAAACAGGAAATATTTTGAAGAAGAATTCAATAAACTGACAAATAAAGCTGATTCTGCCGGCAGGAATATCGGTCTTGTCTTTATTGATATCGATAAGTTCAAGGAGATAAATGACAATTTCGGGCACGACACCGGCGATGAGGTCCTGAAGAGTATTGCCTTCCGGATTGAAAACAGTCTGAAAGACAAAGACCTGAAAGCCAGAATGGGGGGCGATGAATTCGTGGTGGCCCTGACCGATTTATCTTCAAAGCAGCAAATAATGGAAGTAACAAAAAGACTGATCGCTGAAATTAAGAAGCCATTATTCATTGGGATGAAGGAGATACCAGTAAGCGTCAGTGCCGGAGTCAGTGTGTATCCTGATGAAAGCAGTGAAATTGAAACACTCCTTAAAAATGCCGATTCTGCGATGTATAAGGCAAAGAGAAAGGAACGCAGCATAGAAAAAGGTGATTCCAGTATACTGTGA
- a CDS encoding DUF302 domain-containing protein, translating to MSITLQQPFDQCLERVTGALQAEGFGVLTHIDVKETMKKKLDVDFRNYHILGACNPPFAHKALVAEDKIGTMLPCNVIVQETAPGTVEVAAVDPVSSMQAVHNEALQPVAEEIRGRLKRMIDSLQSGKGTP from the coding sequence ATGTCTATAACTTTGCAACAGCCGTTCGATCAATGCCTGGAAAGGGTCACTGGAGCCCTGCAGGCCGAGGGATTCGGAGTGCTTACCCATATTGACGTAAAGGAAACGATGAAAAAAAAGCTGGATGTGGATTTCCGCAACTACCACATTCTCGGAGCCTGTAATCCGCCCTTTGCCCATAAAGCGCTTGTAGCCGAAGACAAGATCGGAACAATGCTTCCCTGCAATGTTATTGTACAGGAAACTGCTCCCGGAACAGTCGAGGTGGCAGCGGTTGACCCGGTCAGTTCCATGCAGGCCGTCCATAACGAGGCACTTCAGCCCGTTGCCGAAGAGATCCGCGGCAGACTTAAGCGTATGATCGACTCGCTGCAGAGCGGAAAGGGCACGCCGTGA
- a CDS encoding SHOCT domain-containing protein translates to MHGWGWNTGIGGWGPGGDVFTLLLLAALIIGGVYLFRRHPKQGGEDESRKAKPSAEEELKKRYARGEIDREEYQRIKNDLED, encoded by the coding sequence ATGCACGGCTGGGGCTGGAACACCGGAATAGGCGGCTGGGGACCGGGGGGAGACGTCTTTACCCTCCTCCTTCTGGCTGCCCTGATTATAGGAGGAGTGTATCTGTTTCGCCGCCACCCGAAACAAGGGGGAGAGGACGAATCCCGGAAGGCGAAACCAAGTGCTGAGGAAGAACTGAAAAAGCGATACGCCAGGGGCGAGATCGACAGGGAAGAGTACCAACGCATAAAGAACGATCTTGAGGATTAA
- a CDS encoding 4Fe-4S binding protein yields the protein MTSGRSLNRYLLFITLAYFTLGFVHIGFALSGLLCMTIPFVLVFRDRKKSWCQGYCPRAQFFDLFRKTGDTAKTPGFLLERKTRDLVLSYFCMNLFFIAASTMMVAAGNMAPIDRVRILIIFEIPFAMPQLLSQPVLPPALLHFSYRIYSMMTTSFLVGTLLALLYRPRTWCRVCPVSTMSDRVLKNVIQTSREA from the coding sequence ATGACATCTGGAAGATCGCTCAACAGATACCTTTTATTCATTACCCTGGCATATTTCACCCTGGGGTTTGTACACATCGGATTCGCCCTGTCGGGTTTGTTGTGCATGACAATTCCCTTTGTTCTCGTTTTCCGTGACCGGAAGAAAAGCTGGTGTCAGGGCTATTGTCCCCGGGCGCAATTCTTTGATCTGTTCAGGAAAACGGGTGATACCGCTAAAACTCCCGGTTTCCTTTTGGAAAGGAAGACCAGAGACCTCGTTCTGAGTTACTTCTGTATGAACCTCTTTTTTATAGCCGCCTCAACCATGATGGTTGCTGCCGGAAACATGGCGCCCATTGACCGTGTGCGGATTCTCATAATCTTCGAAATACCCTTCGCCATGCCTCAGCTGTTAAGCCAGCCGGTCTTACCGCCGGCACTGCTTCATTTTTCATACCGGATCTATTCCATGATGACCACGTCATTTCTTGTGGGCACCCTGCTTGCTCTTCTGTACCGTCCCCGTACATGGTGCCGGGTATGCCCGGTCAGCACAATGTCAGACCGGGTGCTGAAGAATGTGATTCAAACCAGCCGGGAAGCCTGA
- a CDS encoding TIGR04076 family protein has translation MSEKQEDTFYLYDLQVETVRGEKDFVCSHQEGVNFRVIGENLVFSKETQFSLYALAAILPLIPAKQRETAETDWMTTDTDIACPDPNCGARFRITRIAKRIFRHSECTIEPLSRKTKD, from the coding sequence ATGTCTGAAAAGCAGGAAGATACGTTTTATCTCTACGATCTCCAGGTAGAGACTGTCCGGGGAGAAAAGGATTTTGTCTGTTCCCACCAGGAGGGTGTCAACTTCCGGGTAATTGGTGAAAACCTTGTTTTTTCAAAAGAGACGCAGTTCTCCCTCTACGCCCTGGCGGCCATCCTTCCGCTTATTCCCGCCAAACAGCGGGAGACCGCCGAAACCGACTGGATGACCACAGATACCGATATCGCCTGTCCCGACCCCAACTGCGGGGCCCGCTTCCGTATTACCCGGATTGCAAAACGGATCTTCAGACATTCCGAATGCACGATAGAGCCCCTGTCCCGGAAAACAAAAGACTGA
- a CDS encoding aldo/keto reductase, translating into MNTRYTLKNGYSFSRIINGGWQLSEGHALKSTIEKQDVLKAFHELVSRGFTTFDCADIYTGVEEFYGVFLKEHLAAGGKREDIQFHTKYVPDRSVLAELKPKDVREAVHRSLRKLGVEQVDMIQFHWWEYDIPGYLEALHELQKLKEEGKISQVSLTNFDTPRTREIVESGISISTMQAQYSLLDRRVENAMQAYCEEQDIALLCYGTLAGGFLTDRWLGQPDPADWDNRSLVKYRIIIDDFGGWEAFQELLNILKEMSGRYGCRIANISTAYILQKEAVGGAIIGTRSSRHVDANGQTLALKLEREDVTKIDSFLARHPGPKGEPFELERAEDGPHIKVMLRNLNEKS; encoded by the coding sequence ATGAACACCCGCTACACCTTAAAAAACGGCTACAGCTTCAGCAGAATAATCAACGGAGGATGGCAGCTTTCCGAAGGGCATGCCCTGAAAAGCACCATCGAAAAGCAGGATGTTCTGAAGGCCTTCCATGAGCTGGTTTCCCGGGGATTCACGACCTTCGACTGTGCCGACATCTATACGGGAGTGGAGGAGTTCTACGGCGTTTTTCTCAAAGAGCATCTGGCCGCCGGGGGAAAGCGGGAGGATATACAGTTTCATACCAAGTATGTTCCAGACAGATCTGTTCTCGCGGAGCTGAAGCCGAAGGACGTACGGGAAGCAGTACACCGCAGCCTCCGGAAACTCGGAGTGGAACAGGTGGACATGATTCAGTTTCACTGGTGGGAGTACGATATCCCGGGGTATCTGGAGGCATTACATGAACTGCAGAAGCTTAAGGAAGAGGGGAAAATCTCCCAGGTTTCCCTCACCAATTTCGATACCCCCCGTACCAGAGAAATCGTTGAATCCGGGATCAGCATTTCCACCATGCAGGCCCAGTACTCACTCCTGGACCGGCGGGTTGAGAACGCCATGCAGGCCTACTGTGAAGAGCAGGATATCGCCCTTCTCTGCTACGGGACCCTGGCGGGGGGATTCCTGACGGACCGCTGGCTGGGACAGCCGGACCCGGCGGACTGGGACAACCGCTCCCTGGTTAAATACCGCATAATCATAGACGATTTCGGCGGATGGGAAGCCTTTCAGGAACTCCTGAATATACTGAAGGAGATGAGCGGCAGATACGGCTGCAGAATCGCCAACATCAGCACAGCCTATATTCTGCAGAAGGAAGCCGTGGGAGGGGCCATTATCGGGACCCGCAGCAGCAGGCACGTCGATGCAAACGGGCAGACCCTCGCGCTGAAGCTGGAACGGGAAGATGTAACAAAAATCGACTCGTTCCTGGCCCGCCATCCCGGTCCGAAGGGCGAACCCTTCGAACTGGAACGGGCGGAAGACGGTCCCCATATAAAGGTGATGCTGCGGAATCTGAACGAGAAATCCTGA
- a CDS encoding Na+/H+ antiporter NhaC family protein: MEEEKLEFRGGWGMAFIPLAIFFVFCVLLFLVFLSYDMHALAMGGFLGLIIGGLFVKNYSAYWKSVFSGIASTNSVTIIVILFIIGMFSQMMKDSNASEGFVWLAQRMNLTGGTFVAFVFFSCCVISTATGSSIGTMFAAYPIFFTAGTVLGANPAFLAGAITSGCIFGDNLAPISDTTIASAATQQFKNGEPADIAGVVASRFRYSLVAGLIAIVLFALLGGGGEIASDIETMGDPLRLVMLIPVVGLLYTAVKTRDLFKAITVGLVVGTITGLASGIFSLESLFASSGELGNHVSGFLPTGVSSMMSTVTLVISVFGIMGVLEAAGAIDRMVAAILKSSLAKTDRGTELAITIGSCVTCMIFGGVTSAAILTFGPVVNEIGSRKGLHPYRRANLLDGFVNTIPVVLPFLSVFVFISVALSGLDPVSIAKGMIYPVILFFVLLFAVLSGWGRQHE, from the coding sequence ATGGAAGAAGAAAAATTGGAGTTTCGTGGCGGGTGGGGGATGGCCTTTATTCCCCTGGCAATCTTCTTTGTTTTTTGTGTGCTTCTGTTTCTGGTGTTCCTGTCCTATGATATGCATGCCCTGGCCATGGGGGGATTCCTGGGGCTGATCATCGGCGGGCTCTTTGTAAAGAATTACAGCGCCTACTGGAAGAGCGTATTTTCCGGAATTGCCTCCACCAATTCGGTTACCATTATCGTAATCCTGTTTATCATCGGTATGTTCTCCCAGATGATGAAAGACAGCAATGCCTCGGAGGGATTCGTCTGGCTGGCCCAGAGAATGAACCTGACCGGCGGAACTTTTGTGGCCTTTGTCTTTTTTTCCTGCTGTGTCATTTCCACAGCCACCGGATCATCTATAGGAACAATGTTCGCCGCATATCCAATATTCTTTACCGCCGGTACGGTGCTGGGGGCCAATCCGGCTTTTCTTGCCGGAGCCATTACCTCGGGCTGTATCTTTGGCGACAATCTCGCTCCCATCTCGGATACCACCATTGCCTCCGCCGCCACTCAGCAGTTCAAGAACGGCGAGCCTGCGGATATTGCGGGGGTTGTGGCCTCCAGATTCAGATATTCTCTTGTGGCCGGTTTGATCGCCATCGTTCTTTTTGCTCTCCTTGGAGGAGGTGGAGAAATCGCTTCCGACATCGAGACCATGGGCGACCCCCTGCGCCTTGTAATGCTGATTCCGGTTGTGGGACTGCTGTATACGGCGGTTAAAACCAGGGACCTGTTCAAGGCGATTACCGTGGGTCTTGTGGTCGGTACAATCACCGGGCTTGCCTCGGGGATCTTTAGCCTGGAGAGCCTCTTTGCCTCCTCGGGAGAGCTGGGGAACCATGTTTCAGGGTTTCTGCCCACCGGCGTATCCAGCATGATGTCCACGGTTACCCTGGTTATTTCCGTCTTCGGTATTATGGGAGTTCTGGAGGCCGCCGGCGCAATCGACCGGATGGTGGCGGCAATCCTGAAATCCAGCCTTGCCAAAACCGACCGGGGTACTGAGCTGGCAATCACCATCGGCTCCTGTGTAACCTGCATGATTTTCGGCGGTGTTACCAGTGCGGCGATCCTTACCTTCGGCCCGGTGGTGAATGAAATCGGTTCCAGGAAAGGGCTTCACCCTTATCGGCGGGCAAACCTGCTGGACGGTTTCGTGAACACGATTCCCGTGGTCCTTCCATTCTTAAGCGTGTTTGTCTTTATATCTGTGGCGCTTTCCGGGCTGGATCCCGTGAGCATAGCGAAGGGTATGATCTATCCGGTCATATTGTTCTTCGTTCTGCTCTTTGCCGTACTGTCAGGCTGGGGCAGACAGCACGAGTAG